One stretch of Candidatus Saccharibacteria bacterium oral taxon 488 DNA includes these proteins:
- the sbcB gene encoding exodeoxyribonuclease I produces MAQTFFFYDLETSGLNPRQDRIMQFAGQRTDMNLEPIGEPYNLLVTLNDDTLPSPDALMVTGITPQKTVEEGYTEAQFARMLSEEIFTPDTIAVGFNNIRFDDEFIRHLLWRNFHDPYEWSWKDGRSRWDLLDVVRLTRALRPEGINWPLDAKGEPSNRLELITSANGIAHENAHDALADVTALIAVTKLIKQKQPQLYDYLLKMRDKKAVQQLVNVDDKKPFVYASGRYDKEFAKTTVAFPLTTSRNGGVVVYDLRYDPIPFVGLSAEELTKKIFASWEERQAEDFVKLPVKELQYNRCPAVAPLGVLEQGDGWQKISLSTEIVQQHQNILLNHPDFAEKLRSIFENKPAFKKLPDPEAQLYDGFLHDRDRIRVEAVRNADERELADFHPEFQDERLAPLLLHYKARNFPRSLSEDDLVQWETWRAQHLQAQLPQFMASLQRLAPTATDEQQFILQELQLWAEAILPTED; encoded by the coding sequence ATGGCACAGACATTCTTCTTCTACGACCTAGAAACCAGCGGACTGAATCCGCGGCAAGACCGCATCATGCAGTTTGCTGGGCAGCGGACGGACATGAATCTCGAGCCGATTGGTGAGCCGTATAATCTATTGGTGACGCTGAATGATGATACGTTGCCGAGTCCTGATGCACTAATGGTGACGGGTATCACGCCGCAAAAAACGGTTGAAGAAGGTTACACCGAGGCGCAGTTTGCCCGGATGTTGAGCGAGGAGATTTTTACGCCGGACACCATCGCGGTTGGCTTTAATAATATTCGGTTTGACGACGAATTTATTCGTCATTTGTTGTGGCGCAATTTCCATGATCCGTACGAATGGAGCTGGAAGGATGGTCGCTCGCGTTGGGATTTGCTGGATGTGGTGCGATTGACGCGGGCACTGAGGCCGGAAGGAATAAATTGGCCGCTTGATGCTAAGGGTGAGCCCAGCAATCGTTTGGAATTAATCACTAGTGCCAATGGTATTGCTCATGAAAATGCTCATGATGCCTTGGCGGACGTGACAGCGCTGATTGCCGTGACGAAATTGATTAAGCAAAAGCAGCCACAGCTGTATGATTACTTGCTAAAAATGCGTGACAAAAAAGCAGTCCAACAGCTGGTCAACGTGGATGACAAAAAACCGTTTGTTTACGCCAGCGGGCGTTACGACAAAGAGTTCGCCAAAACCACGGTGGCCTTTCCACTGACGACCAGTCGAAACGGCGGTGTGGTCGTCTATGACTTGCGGTATGATCCGATACCGTTTGTTGGGCTGAGTGCGGAGGAATTAACAAAGAAAATCTTTGCGTCGTGGGAGGAGCGGCAGGCTGAGGATTTTGTCAAATTGCCAGTCAAAGAGTTGCAGTACAATCGCTGTCCGGCGGTGGCACCGCTGGGTGTGCTGGAGCAGGGCGATGGCTGGCAGAAAATTTCGCTTAGCACAGAAATTGTCCAACAGCATCAAAATATTTTGCTGAATCACCCAGATTTTGCCGAAAAATTGCGCAGTATTTTTGAAAACAAGCCAGCCTTCAAAAAATTGCCCGATCCAGAAGCACAACTGTACGATGGCTTTTTGCATGACCGCGATCGTATCCGTGTCGAAGCGGTGCGCAATGCCGATGAGCGCGAGCTGGCTGATTTTCATCCAGAGTTCCAAGATGAGCGTTTGGCGCCGCTGCTACTACACTACAAAGCGCGCAACTTTCCGCGCTCGCTCAGCGAAGATGATTTAGTGCAATGGGAAACATGGCGGGCGCAGCACTTGCAGGCGCAACTACCACAATTTATGGCGTCTCTGCAGCGTCTAGCGCCGACGGCGACTGACGAACAGCAGTTTATCTTGCAGGAATTACAGCTATGGGCGGAGGCGATACTGCCCACTGAGGACTAA
- the obgE gene encoding GTPase ObgE: MFVDTAKVLVRAGKGGNGAVSFRHEKYVDKGGPDGGDGGRGGDVVFLATKDLNTLLNFRHRPELKAENGGDGSKRNKRGKSGSPLVIKVPMGTLVKRDGKVVADLTADQQQAVVARGGDGGFGNAHFTSSTRQAPKMAELGEAGEEFEAELELKLLADVGLVGFPNAGKSTFLSVVSNARPEIANYEFTTLTPNLGVADVDDGSVLIADIPGLIEGASEGKGLGDQFLRHVERTAVLLHMIDAYSDDPAEKYQTIRRELEKYSEELATRPEIIALTKCEGLDEEIIAMQSTALHNVANGSSVVVISSQTHAGVTELLRLLRREVTNYRVREAERTEEEGDDLPVIALDAQAASDAWTVERVVGAEPENVDDEEMISFIIHGAKIEKFARRTNFDQFESVNRLRDIMRKMGITHELIRQGAVGETVVQIGESKPFTLVE; the protein is encoded by the coding sequence ATGTTTGTAGATACAGCGAAAGTATTAGTGCGAGCTGGCAAGGGTGGTAACGGCGCAGTCAGTTTTCGGCATGAGAAGTATGTTGACAAAGGCGGTCCTGATGGCGGTGATGGTGGACGTGGTGGTGATGTGGTGTTTTTGGCGACCAAAGACCTTAATACACTGCTGAATTTTCGCCACAGGCCAGAACTAAAAGCAGAGAATGGCGGTGACGGCAGTAAGCGTAATAAGCGTGGCAAAAGTGGCTCGCCGCTGGTTATCAAAGTACCAATGGGTACATTGGTCAAGCGCGACGGCAAGGTAGTTGCAGATTTGACGGCAGACCAGCAACAAGCAGTTGTTGCCCGGGGCGGTGATGGCGGCTTTGGTAACGCGCACTTTACGTCCAGTACGCGCCAAGCACCAAAGATGGCTGAGCTTGGCGAGGCGGGTGAAGAATTTGAGGCTGAGCTGGAATTGAAATTATTGGCCGACGTTGGCTTGGTTGGTTTCCCTAATGCTGGTAAATCGACATTCTTGAGCGTGGTTTCTAATGCTCGGCCGGAAATTGCCAATTATGAATTTACGACCTTGACGCCAAATTTGGGCGTAGCGGATGTTGATGATGGTTCAGTGTTGATTGCTGACATCCCGGGGTTGATTGAAGGCGCTTCGGAAGGTAAGGGTTTGGGCGATCAGTTCCTGCGCCACGTTGAGCGGACAGCCGTGTTGCTCCACATGATTGATGCGTATAGTGACGACCCAGCGGAAAAATACCAGACTATTCGCCGTGAGCTGGAAAAATATTCCGAGGAATTGGCGACGCGCCCAGAGATTATCGCTTTGACGAAATGTGAAGGATTGGATGAAGAAATCATTGCCATGCAGTCGACAGCGTTACACAATGTAGCCAATGGTTCGTCAGTGGTGGTGATCTCCTCTCAGACGCATGCCGGCGTGACTGAGCTGCTACGCCTACTGCGTCGTGAGGTCACGAATTATCGAGTACGGGAAGCTGAGCGGACTGAAGAAGAGGGAGACGATTTGCCGGTAATCGCGCTGGACGCACAAGCAGCATCTGATGCCTGGACGGTAGAGCGGGTGGTCGGTGCGGAGCCTGAAAATGTAGACGATGAAGAGATGATTAGTTTTATTATCCACGGTGCTAAAATTGAAAAGTTTGCTCGCCGTACTAACTTTGATCAATTTGAATCGGTCAATCGCCTGCGCGACATCATGCGAAAAATGGGTATCACTCACGAGCTAATCCGTCAGGGTGCAGTCGGCGAGACCGTGGTGCAGATTGGCGAATCGAAGCCGTTTACGTTGGTTGAGTAG
- a CDS encoding ketopantoate reductase family protein has product MRYLIYGAGTIGLTYAHLLAVHHDVDVLVLPERYEEVSQGVPLAIKDLRQRDNTYQSTVFYPQCVTSPVGYYDVILVTVNRCQLQSVLPILAKYQPKARWIGFMQNNWNLASEVDQYISPDDYFIAFPSSIGGGRDNNGVKVIIFPTPTRVGGARAGAKLFMQHLKEAGVASSYDARLLDWMKVHYLQQSATAGAIASSGSFSALTHDPGAIRQLIMALRDGMSLCRHQGVAVWRVFPFNVLSMMPLGVATAIMRHALQQPDVVDMVTGHMKHGFNEWLAGYDEVLADGRRLGVLMPAWQAYNPAVQRYKTTIH; this is encoded by the coding sequence ATGCGGTACTTAATTTATGGTGCGGGAACAATCGGTCTGACGTATGCACATTTATTAGCGGTACACCATGATGTGGATGTGCTCGTATTGCCTGAGCGGTATGAAGAGGTGTCGCAAGGCGTGCCACTTGCTATAAAGGATTTGCGTCAGCGTGACAATACGTATCAGTCGACGGTATTTTACCCACAGTGTGTCACATCGCCAGTAGGTTATTACGACGTTATATTAGTAACGGTTAATCGCTGTCAACTTCAATCGGTACTGCCGATACTAGCAAAGTATCAGCCTAAGGCTAGGTGGATTGGATTTATGCAAAATAATTGGAATCTGGCCAGTGAGGTTGATCAATATATATCGCCTGATGATTATTTTATTGCCTTCCCTTCCAGTATTGGCGGTGGGCGAGATAATAATGGCGTGAAGGTTATTATATTTCCAACACCGACGCGGGTTGGTGGTGCAAGGGCGGGAGCAAAGTTATTCATGCAGCATTTAAAAGAAGCTGGGGTAGCGAGCAGCTATGATGCTCGTCTGCTTGATTGGATGAAAGTTCATTATCTCCAGCAATCAGCAACTGCTGGCGCCATAGCTAGTAGTGGCAGTTTTTCGGCATTAACGCATGATCCAGGGGCGATTCGTCAGCTAATTATGGCACTTCGTGACGGTATGTCTCTATGTCGTCACCAAGGTGTTGCGGTGTGGCGAGTTTTCCCTTTCAATGTACTATCAATGATGCCGCTAGGGGTAGCTACTGCAATAATGCGGCATGCACTTCAACAGCCCGATGTAGTCGATATGGTAACGGGTCATATGAAGCACGGATTTAACGAATGGCTAGCTGGGTATGATGAAGTATTGGCTGACGGCAGGCGGTTAGGGGTTTTGATGCCGGCATGGCAGGCATATAATCCGGCTGTTCAGCGCTATAAGACAACTATACACTAA
- a CDS encoding ABC transporter ATP-binding protein, with amino-acid sequence MGKPIISARNIKKSFGQAQALRGVSLDVMAGEVLAIMGPSGSGKSTLLHSLAAIIGVDSGEIHFDGHRIDVMNDDKRSILRRTRFGFVFQFGQLVPELTSLDNVALPLLLNGAKRQEAYKQAEHWLKAVGLSDKAGSMLGELSGGQMQRVAIARAMVTNPTVLFADEPTGSLDSLNSEKITELFIATAKEHGTTVIMVTHEPTIAAYADREIIVRDGQIASAGHVQSVSSDAHSRRVI; translated from the coding sequence ATGGGCAAGCCAATTATTAGTGCGAGGAATATCAAGAAATCATTTGGACAGGCGCAAGCGCTGCGTGGTGTATCGCTTGATGTTATGGCCGGCGAGGTGCTAGCAATTATGGGGCCAAGTGGCTCGGGCAAATCAACATTATTGCACAGTCTAGCAGCGATTATCGGTGTTGATAGTGGCGAGATTCATTTTGATGGTCACCGTATTGATGTAATGAATGATGATAAACGTAGTATCTTGCGGCGGACTCGCTTTGGTTTCGTTTTTCAGTTTGGACAGCTCGTACCAGAATTGACCAGTCTCGATAATGTAGCCCTGCCTCTGCTGCTCAATGGTGCTAAGCGACAGGAGGCTTACAAGCAAGCTGAGCACTGGCTCAAAGCGGTCGGGCTCAGCGACAAGGCTGGCAGCATGCTTGGTGAATTATCGGGTGGTCAGATGCAACGTGTAGCGATTGCTCGTGCTATGGTGACCAATCCAACCGTACTGTTTGCCGACGAGCCAACCGGATCGTTGGATAGCCTTAACTCGGAGAAGATTACGGAGTTATTTATTGCAACCGCTAAAGAGCATGGAACAACGGTTATCATGGTGACCCATGAACCGACGATTGCTGCGTATGCAGACCGTGAGATCATTGTTCGTGATGGTCAAATTGCAAGCGCTGGACATGTACAATCAGTGAGCTCTGATGCTCATAGCAGGAGGGTTATATAA